In Woeseia oceani, one DNA window encodes the following:
- a CDS encoding transglycosylase SLT domain-containing protein: MRLLAIGLGLLWLALAAACASTPPQNVENICAIFKEKSAWYKDAKKSEKKWGTPVHVQMAIIRQESSFRFDARPPRRKLLGFIPWTRPSNAYGYAQVLDSTWKWYQDEAGGMFADRDDFGDAIDFVGWYTSVSQRTLGISKWDPYNQYLAYHEGHNGWKRKSYNKKRWLRDVAGKVEYRAKEWGAQLKRCENDLDNGWWIF; this comes from the coding sequence ATGCGGCTGCTGGCAATCGGCCTCGGCCTTTTGTGGCTCGCACTGGCCGCGGCTTGTGCAAGCACGCCGCCGCAGAACGTCGAAAACATCTGTGCGATCTTCAAAGAGAAAAGCGCCTGGTACAAGGACGCTAAAAAATCAGAGAAGAAGTGGGGCACGCCTGTGCACGTGCAAATGGCGATCATTCGCCAGGAGTCGTCATTCAGGTTTGATGCGCGGCCACCGCGACGCAAGCTGCTTGGCTTCATACCCTGGACCCGGCCTTCCAATGCTTACGGCTATGCGCAGGTTCTCGACAGCACCTGGAAGTGGTACCAGGACGAAGCGGGCGGGATGTTCGCGGATCGCGATGACTTTGGCGATGCCATCGACTTTGTCGGCTGGTATACGAGCGTTTCCCAACGCACACTGGGTATATCGAAGTGGGACCCTTACAACCAGTATCTTGCGTATCATGAGGGTCACAACGGCTGGAAGCGCAAAAGCTACAACAAAAAACGCTGGTTGCGCGATGTCGCTGGCAAGGTCGAGTACCGTGCCAAAGAATGGGGCGCTCAATTAAAGCGCTGCGAGAATGATCTCGATAACGGTTGGTGGATATTCTGA
- a CDS encoding S9 family peptidase encodes MMHFRYLSCRSVTAALIALLFVSTAGAQTGRVLTIDDILALTHVSDPVISPDGAWVAYVVEQVDGEKDEKVTSLRMVSADGSETVQLTSTDRSVSKPAWSPDGRYISYLAGKAGDEDAKPQVWTLDRRGGEPQAYTNVTQGVSDYGWAPDSERMWLLIKDQSAAELEAARAKEAGEDPKPMPWVIDRLQFKRDGVDYLDRSRVHLYVINERNGTPLQLTFGDYDDSQPSWRPDGREIAFVSNRTGDPDSSDNSDIWLVAATGDQPQRDARQLTRNPGADYAPAWSSDGRQLAYVTVIEPELIWYATNHLAVIPARGGNPRVLTADLDRNVSGPRFTADDKGIYFVVEDSAEQHLALYELDSNAISRPIQGQLSVGRFDINRAGDIAVTVTSPHMPDEVFLLQGNEQRRLTHSNESVLNAVRLAEVQNVTFPSKDGTEIEGFIFTPPDYNARRRYPTILRIHGGPVSQYDFSFNAEAQLFAANGYVVVIANPRGSSGYGQDFSAALWANWGNPDFADVLAAVDYSIEKGYSDPDRLGVGGWSYGGILTNYVITKSNRFKGAITGASEVLYVANYGHDHYQHEWEKELGLPWENREAWEAISPFNDVDKVTTPTLIMGGKEDWNVPIANSEQLYQALKRRGIDTELVVYPDESHGIARPSFIRDRYQRYLDWYDSRVRGK; translated from the coding sequence ATGATGCACTTTCGCTACTTGTCTTGCCGCTCTGTCACCGCAGCACTCATTGCCCTGCTCTTCGTCAGTACCGCTGGCGCACAGACCGGGCGGGTCCTGACTATCGACGACATCCTGGCCCTCACGCACGTCTCGGACCCGGTTATCAGCCCCGATGGTGCCTGGGTGGCTTATGTCGTCGAGCAGGTCGACGGTGAGAAAGACGAGAAAGTCACCAGCCTCCGCATGGTTTCAGCCGACGGCTCGGAAACCGTGCAACTCACCTCAACTGATCGATCGGTATCGAAGCCCGCCTGGAGTCCGGACGGGCGCTACATTTCTTATCTCGCCGGGAAAGCGGGCGATGAGGACGCGAAACCACAGGTCTGGACCCTGGACCGGCGTGGCGGTGAGCCACAGGCCTATACCAATGTCACACAGGGCGTCAGTGACTACGGCTGGGCACCGGACAGCGAGCGCATGTGGCTGTTGATCAAAGACCAAAGCGCGGCAGAACTGGAAGCTGCACGGGCCAAAGAGGCAGGTGAAGATCCCAAGCCCATGCCCTGGGTGATTGATCGCCTGCAGTTCAAACGTGACGGCGTCGATTACCTCGACCGCAGCCGTGTGCACCTGTACGTCATCAACGAACGCAACGGCACACCATTGCAGCTGACTTTCGGCGATTATGACGACAGCCAGCCGAGCTGGCGGCCGGACGGCAGGGAGATCGCGTTTGTCAGTAACCGCACAGGAGATCCGGACAGCAGCGACAACAGTGATATCTGGCTGGTAGCGGCGACCGGTGACCAGCCGCAACGCGACGCCCGACAGCTTACCCGCAACCCAGGTGCGGATTACGCGCCGGCCTGGAGCAGCGATGGCAGGCAGCTTGCCTACGTTACGGTCATCGAACCCGAATTGATCTGGTACGCCACCAATCACCTCGCGGTCATACCTGCCCGCGGCGGCAATCCGCGCGTGCTGACGGCGGACCTCGACCGCAATGTGAGCGGACCAAGGTTCACCGCAGACGACAAGGGCATCTATTTCGTTGTCGAAGACAGCGCGGAACAGCACCTGGCGCTGTATGAGCTCGACAGCAACGCGATCAGCCGGCCGATTCAGGGCCAGCTCAGCGTCGGTCGTTTCGACATCAACCGCGCCGGCGATATTGCCGTGACCGTTACCTCACCGCACATGCCTGACGAGGTGTTCCTGCTGCAAGGCAACGAACAGCGCCGCCTCACGCATTCCAACGAGAGCGTACTGAACGCCGTGCGGCTTGCCGAGGTGCAGAACGTTACCTTCCCGAGCAAAGACGGCACCGAGATTGAAGGCTTCATCTTCACCCCACCCGACTACAATGCACGTCGCCGCTACCCGACCATCCTGCGTATTCACGGCGGTCCGGTATCGCAGTACGACTTTTCCTTCAATGCCGAAGCGCAATTGTTCGCGGCCAATGGTTACGTAGTGGTGATTGCCAATCCGCGCGGCTCGAGTGGCTACGGCCAGGACTTCTCGGCCGCGCTGTGGGCCAACTGGGGCAACCCGGATTTTGCAGACGTCCTGGCGGCCGTCGACTACAGCATTGAGAAAGGCTATTCCGACCCGGACCGGCTGGGTGTTGGCGGCTGGTCGTACGGCGGCATCCTGACCAACTACGTCATCACCAAATCAAACCGCTTCAAAGGGGCGATCACCGGCGCCAGTGAAGTTCTCTATGTTGCCAACTACGGTCACGACCACTACCAGCACGAATGGGAAAAGGAACTGGGCCTGCCGTGGGAAAACCGTGAGGCCTGGGAAGCCATCTCGCCGTTTAACGATGTCGACAAGGTCACCACACCGACACTGATCATGGGCGGCAAGGAAGACTGGAACGTGCCCATTGCCAACTCCGAGCAGCTTTATCAGGCCTTGAAACGGCGCGGCATAGACACCGAGCTTGTCGTCTACCCGGATGAGTCACACGGTATTGCGCGGCCAAGCTTTATCCGCGATCGCTACCAGCGTTACCTCGACTGGTACGACAGCCGGGTACGCGGCAAGTAA
- a CDS encoding tetratricopeptide repeat-containing sulfotransferase family protein: protein MSANPQAFYQEMSALIRSDRSADAVSKLRAWLQALPDDPVGTSMLGSALLRSDQPDEAVNVFRGACERNPESFAAFGDLGFACVRTDRKDEALSAFQRAVELNPDFYHGWCYLSRLQFERDNLPASRASFARAEDCDPLLETFHEVQQLMSAQKFAEAEQRCRALLNTQPGYPRAAYTLAQLATRVGAFEEAGEILKSAIAIYPADVNLRAAYVVSQEEAGRYDLALAAAQEVVAIDADKLASWLILGRVHGHCGNYHEALASYDKALELAAQEPELVGNVQLLRGHILKILGRYDDSVAAYRNSIASSGNNGAGWWGLADMKTVKFSGADIAAMQTLLANASAKTAQRTQAAFALGKAFEDRARYAEAFDSYAQANAMRESVHFSAEQQRQGIAEIMRAYDAPGLATQAAPRPSGPRPIFIVGLPRSGSTLIEQILASHTQVEGTMELATLPDIVRRISIDGGKRNVEYPSSMLCFSAAELAAYGQSYLDATAMYRSDKPYFIDKLPTNFDKVGLIHKILPDAVIIDARRHPLDCGFSAFKQHFAGGHLWSYRLEHIAAYYKSYLTLMDHWDKVLAGKVLCMLYEDVVADTEAAVRRLLQHCELGYQDACLRFFENQRPVRTASSEQVRQPIYRKGVAHWRHFASQLQPLVDALGEDTLARFER, encoded by the coding sequence GTGAGTGCCAACCCGCAAGCGTTCTATCAGGAAATGTCCGCATTGATCCGCAGTGACCGCAGCGCGGATGCAGTCAGCAAGCTCCGTGCCTGGCTGCAGGCGCTGCCGGATGACCCGGTCGGCACCAGCATGCTTGGTTCGGCATTGTTGCGTAGCGATCAGCCAGACGAAGCAGTAAACGTTTTTCGTGGCGCTTGTGAACGCAATCCGGAGTCCTTTGCCGCGTTTGGCGATCTCGGTTTTGCCTGCGTTCGAACTGATCGTAAAGACGAAGCACTGTCGGCTTTTCAGCGGGCAGTCGAGCTGAACCCCGACTTTTACCATGGCTGGTGCTATCTGAGTCGCCTGCAGTTCGAGCGCGACAACCTGCCAGCATCACGGGCATCGTTCGCGCGCGCCGAAGACTGCGATCCGCTGCTGGAAACATTTCACGAAGTTCAGCAACTGATGAGTGCGCAAAAATTCGCGGAAGCAGAGCAGCGCTGTCGCGCTTTGCTCAACACCCAGCCGGGCTACCCGCGCGCCGCCTATACATTGGCGCAGCTTGCGACGCGGGTTGGCGCGTTCGAAGAGGCTGGCGAAATACTAAAGAGCGCTATAGCCATTTATCCTGCCGATGTGAATTTGCGGGCCGCTTACGTGGTGAGTCAGGAAGAAGCAGGGCGTTACGACCTGGCACTGGCGGCGGCACAGGAAGTCGTGGCCATCGATGCTGATAAGCTTGCCTCCTGGCTGATTCTGGGTCGGGTTCATGGGCACTGCGGCAACTACCACGAAGCGCTGGCGAGCTACGACAAGGCACTCGAGCTGGCTGCACAGGAGCCGGAGCTGGTTGGCAACGTGCAACTGCTGCGGGGCCATATCCTCAAAATTCTCGGTCGTTACGACGACAGCGTGGCGGCTTATCGCAACAGCATTGCAAGCAGCGGGAACAACGGGGCTGGCTGGTGGGGTCTGGCCGACATGAAAACCGTGAAATTCTCGGGTGCCGATATCGCTGCAATGCAAACGCTGCTGGCGAACGCGTCGGCGAAGACGGCGCAGCGAACGCAGGCGGCATTCGCGCTGGGCAAAGCGTTCGAAGACCGGGCCCGCTACGCCGAGGCCTTCGACAGCTATGCGCAGGCAAATGCCATGCGCGAAAGCGTTCATTTCAGTGCGGAGCAGCAACGTCAGGGGATAGCCGAGATCATGCGCGCCTACGATGCGCCGGGCCTCGCCACGCAGGCCGCACCGCGGCCGAGCGGGCCCAGGCCCATCTTTATCGTTGGCCTGCCACGGTCCGGCTCAACTTTGATTGAACAGATACTCGCAAGCCATACGCAGGTGGAAGGCACGATGGAGCTTGCGACTCTGCCCGATATCGTGCGCCGCATTTCGATCGACGGCGGCAAGCGCAATGTTGAATACCCATCATCGATGCTGTGCTTTTCCGCCGCCGAACTGGCGGCATACGGGCAGTCCTATCTCGATGCCACGGCGATGTACCGCAGCGACAAGCCGTATTTCATCGACAAGCTGCCGACCAATTTCGACAAGGTTGGCCTTATTCACAAGATTCTGCCGGACGCCGTCATTATCGATGCGCGCCGGCATCCGCTTGATTGTGGCTTCAGCGCATTCAAGCAGCATTTTGCCGGCGGTCACCTGTGGAGTTACCGGCTGGAGCACATTGCGGCGTACTACAAGTCTTACCTCACGCTGATGGATCACTGGGATAAGGTGCTTGCCGGCAAAGTGCTGTGCATGCTTTACGAGGACGTCGTCGCTGATACCGAGGCTGCCGTCCGCCGTTTGTTGCAACATTGCGAACTCGGGTACCAGGACGCCTGTTTGCGCTTTTTTGAAAATCAGCGGCCGGTGCGCACGGCGAGCAGCGAGCAGGTGCGACAACCTATTTATCGCAAAGGTGTCGCGCACTGGCGGCATTTTGCAAGTCAGCTGCAGCCGCTGGTCGACGCGCTGGGCGAGGATACCCTCGCCCGTTTCGAACGCTGA
- a CDS encoding TonB-dependent receptor, which produces MKEISLQRVRNPISAAVQIALLATAPASITFAQNSEAGDLTIDEIIVTSRKREESLVEVPMNIATVNEQEILARNLFKKEDIYRTVAGAASPRGQLILRGLSGGNDSTPDTTSAWTDDIPYDSSDLFDVQRVEVLRGPQGTLFGSNAIGGTVRIITNKPDFEKFEVFGATVIGDEVNRSGTATRVYAGVNFPISDTVAARVIGSYGQKDGKIRNTYTNSDGRNEDHFLRAQLMFQPSDDWNINLTFINDREQTSGYEYADRSTPGYYYEAELTENPAATYGYDVTLSFPDCPNATDERPACRTGGPVDNAKFSVWETLDPWTDDEKNVFSVRVAKDNIFNGADLVYAAAYQKYEHDSLDNWSRNDANDMFRTWIINDDGYDRYSHELRLMSNGDGPFEWTVGAFFDETDWKSTPNGQWQYHASDNRSRAIAEYLWGYYWGLGDPTQIGLDLYDDPTKNYNYNQIKYNNKETAFFGEVGYTFEFNNGHSLELTAGIRNYDLKDDIHTEVSGIWIGPDAQETITNDGEDGNRYKFAASWMPNDSMSIFALYSEGYRPGGNNGPNAPNDCLGDTNIGGYVDRYQSDQIENMEIGFKGLAFERRFQFSAAVYRIDWTGVQASVYMPSCGFSYTANAASAVSEGVEFESTTLLTDSLQLQVNAAYTDSRMTSDVPTLGAEDGDSMTMVPEYNFYIALDQTVNVWNRDGSVRLDYAGYGEYKSHFNTKDEDISPAYEVLNLSTSLNVNDNVRLGFYVNNVLNDEIITYKRSRVRSDWSLGDIYYYYGDERAYSLRLDFTF; this is translated from the coding sequence ATGAAAGAGATTTCATTGCAGCGCGTTCGCAACCCGATCAGTGCTGCAGTCCAGATAGCTTTGCTCGCCACCGCACCTGCGTCGATCACGTTCGCTCAGAACTCGGAAGCCGGGGATCTGACGATCGACGAAATTATCGTGACGTCCCGCAAACGCGAAGAATCGCTGGTTGAAGTCCCGATGAATATCGCGACGGTTAACGAACAGGAAATACTGGCGCGAAACCTGTTCAAAAAAGAAGACATCTACCGCACGGTAGCCGGCGCTGCGAGTCCGCGCGGCCAATTGATTCTGCGCGGTCTGTCCGGCGGTAACGACTCAACACCGGATACGACGAGCGCCTGGACCGACGATATCCCTTATGACTCCAGCGACCTGTTCGACGTGCAGCGAGTCGAAGTATTGCGCGGCCCGCAGGGAACCCTGTTTGGCTCGAACGCGATCGGCGGTACGGTACGCATCATCACCAACAAGCCGGATTTCGAGAAGTTCGAAGTCTTCGGTGCGACCGTCATCGGTGACGAAGTCAATCGTTCTGGCACAGCAACCCGTGTCTATGCCGGCGTCAACTTCCCGATCAGTGACACCGTGGCCGCGCGGGTCATCGGCAGCTACGGCCAGAAAGACGGCAAGATCCGCAATACCTACACCAACAGCGATGGCCGTAACGAAGATCACTTCCTGCGCGCGCAACTCATGTTTCAACCCAGCGATGACTGGAATATCAACCTGACGTTCATCAACGATCGCGAGCAGACTTCAGGCTACGAGTATGCAGACCGTTCGACGCCGGGCTATTACTACGAAGCGGAGCTGACCGAAAACCCGGCGGCAACCTACGGCTACGACGTCACGCTGTCATTCCCGGATTGCCCGAACGCCACGGACGAGAGACCGGCGTGCCGCACGGGCGGACCTGTCGACAACGCCAAGTTTTCAGTCTGGGAAACGCTTGACCCATGGACCGATGATGAAAAGAACGTCTTTTCGGTGCGGGTGGCCAAAGACAACATTTTCAACGGTGCCGATCTGGTCTACGCGGCGGCCTACCAGAAGTACGAGCATGATTCGCTGGACAACTGGTCGCGCAACGATGCGAATGACATGTTCCGAACCTGGATCATCAACGACGACGGCTACGATCGCTATTCTCACGAGCTGCGGTTGATGTCCAACGGCGATGGTCCGTTCGAATGGACGGTTGGCGCATTCTTCGATGAGACCGACTGGAAGAGTACGCCGAACGGACAATGGCAATATCACGCCAGTGACAACCGCAGTCGGGCTATTGCCGAGTATCTCTGGGGCTACTATTGGGGCCTAGGTGATCCGACCCAGATTGGCCTCGACCTGTACGACGATCCGACCAAGAACTACAACTACAACCAGATCAAATACAACAACAAGGAAACCGCATTCTTCGGTGAGGTCGGTTACACCTTCGAGTTCAACAATGGCCATAGCCTCGAGTTGACTGCGGGTATTCGTAATTATGACCTGAAAGACGATATTCACACCGAGGTCTCCGGTATCTGGATTGGTCCGGATGCGCAGGAAACCATTACCAATGACGGTGAGGATGGCAATCGCTACAAGTTTGCCGCGTCATGGATGCCAAACGATTCGATGTCGATCTTCGCCCTCTACTCCGAAGGTTATCGGCCGGGCGGCAACAATGGTCCCAACGCACCGAACGATTGTCTCGGTGATACCAATATCGGCGGTTACGTGGATCGCTACCAGTCGGATCAGATCGAGAATATGGAAATCGGTTTCAAAGGGCTCGCGTTTGAGCGCCGTTTCCAGTTTTCCGCCGCGGTATACCGCATTGACTGGACCGGCGTGCAGGCCAGCGTTTACATGCCAAGTTGCGGCTTCAGCTACACCGCAAACGCCGCATCCGCCGTATCCGAAGGTGTTGAATTCGAAAGTACGACATTGTTGACCGACAGCCTTCAGTTACAGGTCAATGCGGCGTACACGGATTCACGCATGACCTCCGATGTGCCAACTTTGGGCGCGGAAGATGGCGACAGCATGACGATGGTGCCCGAGTACAATTTCTACATCGCACTCGATCAGACTGTGAACGTATGGAATCGTGACGGCTCGGTTCGGCTCGATTACGCAGGCTATGGCGAGTACAAATCACATTTCAACACCAAGGACGAGGATATTTCCCCGGCCTACGAAGTGTTGAATTTGTCTACCAGCCTGAATGTTAATGATAATGTTCGTCTCGGTTTCTATGTCAATAATGTGCTGAACGATGAAATTATCACTTACAAGAGGAGCCGCGTACGTAGTGACTGGTCGCTTGGCGATATCTATTACTACTACGGTGACGAACGCGCTTACTCGCTGCGTTTGGATTTCACGTTCTAG
- a CDS encoding diguanylate cyclase domain-containing protein gives MNPDVILTALFLTSASGYLLLGARLWQLGDVGHRRVSVSFCLLSVLIVAGTAQFLALNETMLLAGRIAHFIAAAALPFVALVIFRHYIGRALSPAPLALLAIIPLLSIVVALSNPWHGWLWQGGLNATLQGWGPWFLYVHAPYSYLLLSTSLLSLVLHSKAVIPGSRSTVLLLASVVFIVFAALISHDFGVGVAASVTLPAALAILLPAFAWLVFQAQVVEFVPLAYETVFQNMHDPVVVVDERQRVIGLNRGAERLLKVSETDALRVSLRSLFGTEMPEVYDALQTGLPQKMLTSTGRFLHLQTSPLHDRRKGGRTGQVLMFRDVSDVEKAQQDVRSSEKLLRTLIDHSVNGVVRLRWSTESGCRRLHCVFANGAAGRFLQVNPVTMLNRPASEIIQLACSGMSADDARTTVDKFLSDTAQGEVVDFETCVKCRTDGKWLRVIAEPVGDNVAVTFVDVTDRKAKELQMESIAWSDPLTGVLNRRGFERDAAQRLSLSDDLASGALLFVDLNDFKKINDRCGHEVGDLLLTIAADRLRKTLRSCDIIGRPGGDEFVALVPDVTAELADTLAASLSQTLEQPYRIGDARLHCSASIGMALYPQHANTLTGLMRAADQAMYRAKERSRGVTELHRSNLLEKAG, from the coding sequence ATGAATCCCGACGTTATTCTGACAGCCCTGTTTCTGACGAGTGCAAGCGGCTATTTGCTGCTGGGTGCGCGTCTCTGGCAATTGGGCGATGTCGGTCATCGGCGGGTCAGTGTTTCCTTCTGTTTGCTGTCAGTCTTGATCGTGGCGGGCACCGCGCAGTTTCTGGCGCTGAACGAAACCATGCTGCTCGCGGGCCGCATCGCGCATTTCATCGCGGCGGCTGCGCTGCCATTTGTCGCGCTGGTCATTTTTCGGCATTACATCGGCAGGGCCCTGTCACCGGCGCCACTTGCGCTGCTCGCGATCATTCCGCTGCTGTCGATCGTCGTTGCACTGTCGAACCCATGGCACGGCTGGCTCTGGCAGGGCGGGCTGAATGCGACGCTGCAGGGCTGGGGTCCATGGTTCCTCTACGTGCATGCTCCGTACAGCTACCTGTTGTTGTCGACCTCCTTGTTGTCTCTCGTGTTGCACAGCAAGGCCGTAATTCCGGGCAGTCGCAGCACGGTTTTGTTGCTGGCCAGCGTTGTATTCATCGTTTTCGCGGCGCTGATCAGCCATGATTTCGGTGTCGGCGTTGCCGCCTCCGTAACACTGCCAGCGGCTCTGGCGATCCTGTTGCCTGCATTCGCCTGGTTGGTCTTTCAGGCTCAGGTTGTTGAGTTCGTGCCGCTGGCGTACGAGACCGTCTTCCAGAACATGCACGACCCGGTCGTAGTGGTCGACGAGCGCCAACGCGTTATCGGCTTGAATCGCGGCGCCGAGCGGCTGTTGAAGGTCAGCGAGACAGATGCGCTCCGTGTGTCATTGCGCTCGCTGTTCGGTACGGAAATGCCGGAAGTTTATGACGCCTTGCAGACCGGTCTGCCGCAGAAAATGCTGACCTCCACCGGGCGCTTTTTGCACCTGCAGACATCGCCACTGCACGACCGGCGCAAAGGCGGCCGCACGGGCCAGGTGCTGATGTTTCGCGACGTTAGCGACGTCGAGAAAGCTCAGCAGGACGTGCGCAGCAGTGAAAAGTTGCTGCGCACTCTCATCGATCACTCGGTGAACGGAGTCGTGCGACTGCGTTGGTCAACGGAATCGGGCTGCCGGCGATTGCATTGCGTCTTCGCCAACGGGGCTGCCGGGCGTTTTCTCCAGGTGAACCCGGTCACGATGCTGAACCGCCCGGCATCCGAGATCATTCAGCTGGCCTGCAGTGGCATGTCTGCCGACGATGCCCGTACCACGGTCGACAAGTTTCTGAGTGATACGGCGCAGGGCGAAGTGGTTGATTTCGAGACCTGCGTCAAATGCCGCACCGATGGCAAATGGCTGCGGGTCATAGCGGAGCCGGTTGGCGACAACGTGGCCGTGACTTTTGTCGATGTTACGGATCGCAAAGCCAAAGAATTGCAGATGGAATCCATCGCCTGGTCCGATCCTCTGACCGGCGTCCTCAACCGGCGCGGTTTCGAACGGGATGCAGCGCAACGGTTGTCGCTGAGTGACGACCTCGCCAGCGGCGCGTTGTTGTTCGTTGACCTCAATGACTTCAAGAAAATCAACGATCGCTGTGGTCACGAAGTCGGTGATTTGCTGCTCACTATCGCTGCGGATCGCCTGCGCAAGACGCTACGCAGTTGCGACATCATTGGTCGGCCCGGCGGCGATGAGTTCGTCGCCCTGGTCCCGGACGTGACTGCCGAACTGGCCGATACCCTGGCCGCCAGCCTGAGTCAGACGCTGGAGCAACCGTACCGCATCGGTGATGCGCGCCTGCATTGCTCGGCGAGCATCGGCATGGCGCTCTATCCGCAGCATGCCAATACCCTGACGGGCCTGATGCGGGCCGCCGATCAGGCGATGTACCGGGCCAAGGAACGCAGCCGCGGGGTAACCGAATTGCACCGCAGCAATCTGCTCGAAAAAGCCGGCTGA